The Arachis hypogaea cultivar Tifrunner chromosome 14, arahy.Tifrunner.gnm2.J5K5, whole genome shotgun sequence genome has a segment encoding these proteins:
- the LOC112741235 gene encoding uncharacterized protein, whose protein sequence is MIQLLFLVVFMEAAMIVVLLFKTPLRKLVIMGLDRLKRGRGPLMVKSVAGTIFVVLFSTVYTMLQIQKRGIEDAAGGSLNPTDQVLMAKHLLESTLMGAVLFLALMVDRLHHYIRELRLRRKSMEAAKKQARAEEAKVLNSEENKAIEEEAARLRKEVHQLESELRSKTEDVDVAEANVSALRKQSEGFLLEYGRLLEENQELRSQLQSVNGRLSR, encoded by the exons ATGATTCAGTTGCTGTTTCTAGTGGTGTTCATGGAGGCAGCGATGATAGTGGTGTTGCTGTTCAAGACCCCATTGAGGAAGCTTGTGATAATGGGATTGGATCGGTTGAAGAGGGGTAGAGGACCACTCATGGTTAAGAGTGTTGCAGGTACCATCTTTGTGGTGCTCTTCTCCACTGTGTACACCATGCTCCAGATTCAGAAGCGTGGGATCGAGGATGCTGCTGGTGGTTCTCTCAACCCAACCGATCAGGTTCTAATGGCCAAGCACCTTCTTGAATCGACACTAATGG GTGCTGTACTTTTTCTTGCACTTATGGTAGACAGATTACACCATTACATAAGAGAACTCCGTCTTCGAAGAAAGAGCATGGAAGCTGCCAAGAAACAAGCACGTGCAGAAGAAGCAAAAGTTTTGAATTCAGAAGAAAACAAAGccatagaagaagaagcagccaGATTGAGAAAAGAAGTCCACCAGCTTGAATCTGAACTGCGGTCAAAAACTGAAGATGTAGATGTTGCAGAAGCCAATGTATCTGCTTTAAGAAAACAATCTGAGGGATTCCTGCTTGAGTATGGCCGCTTACTGGAAGAAAACCAGGAACTCCGCAGTCAATTACAATCAGTCAATGGAAGGTTGTCACGTTAA
- the LOC112741233 gene encoding peroxisomal membrane protein PMP22 isoform X2 — protein MGSLAKNGLNNYLKQLQQHPLRTKVITAGVLSAISDIVSQKLTGIQKLQFKRILLKVFFGAAYLGPFGHFFHIILDKIFKGKRDSTTAAKKVLIEQLTSSPLNNLLFLIYYGLVIEGRPWVHVKAKVKKDYPSVQYTSWTGNILEPKSTVHGID, from the exons ATGGGATCTTTAGCCAAGAACGGACTCAACAATTACTTGAAACAGCTCCAGCAACACCCTTTGAGAACCaag GTTATCACAGCAGGGGTGTTGTCAGCTATCAGTGACATAGTGTCTCAGAAGCTTACTGGAATACAAAAACTTCAATTCAAACGGATTCTTCTCAAAGTG TTTTTTGGAGCTGCTTATCTTGGACCCTTTGGACACTTCTTTCATATTATACTGGATAAAATTTTCAAAGGGAAGAGAGACTCAACAACCGCAGCCAAGAAG GTTTTGATTGAACAGTTGACATCTTCTCCTCTGAACAATTTGCTTTTCTTGATTTATTATGGATTAGTTATTGAAG GTCGACCATGGGTGCATGTGAAAGCTAAGGTTAAGAAGGACTATCCATCAGTGCAGTACACATCATGGACG ggGAATATTCTTGAACCTAAGAGCACGGTCCATGGTATTGATTAA
- the LOC112741236 gene encoding aspartic proteinase A1, producing the protein MGNNSNMVMLGLVLSILLFSLVSSAAGGEGLHRIGLKKFNKLDGHDRLAARLGFTDVESMRSTIKKMILQYYLGAPGDADIVALKNYLDAQYYGEISIGTPPQKFTVIFDTGSSNMWVPSSKCYFSVACYVHNKYKSSESSTYKENGTSAAIQYGTGSISGFFSYDDVKVGVITVKNQEFIEATKEPGVTFVAAKFDGLVGLGFQEIAVGKAVPLWYNMIEQGLVKDPVFSFWLNRNPNDAQGGEIVFGGVDPSHFKGEHTYVPVTKKGYWQFDMGDVLIGSKPTGYCAKGCSAIADSGTSLLAGPTAIITQINQAIGGSGVVSQQCKSVVEHYGQTILNLLLVEANPRKICSQIGLCTFDGSHGVSMGIESVVDRKERELSGGYGDATCSACEMAVVWMQNQLSQNQTQDKIIDYVNQLCEKLPSPMGQSSVDCEKISSMPIVSFTIGGKTFDLSPHDYILKVGEGPQAQCISGFTALDVPPPRGPLWILGDVFMGRYHTVFDYGKSRVGFAHAA; encoded by the exons ATGGGAAACAACTCCAATATGGTTATGCTGGGTTTGGTTCTGTCAATCCTGTTGTTTTCTCTGGTTTCCTCTGCCGCCGGTGGTGAGGGGCTGCATAGGATTGGGCTCAAAAAGTTCAATAAGCTGGATGGCCATGACCGCTTGGCTGCACGCCTTGGCTTCACAGATGTTGAGTCCATGAGGTCCACCATTAAGAAGATGATACTCCAATACTACCTTGGAGCTCCCGGGGACGCCGATATTGTTGCGTTGAAGAATTACTTGGATGCTCAATACTATGGTGAAATAAGCATTGGTACCCCTCCCCAGAAGTTCACTGTTATTTTTGATACTGGTAGCTCTAATATGTGGGTTCCATCATCTAAATGTTACTTCTCG GTTGCTTGCTACGTACATAACAAGTATAAGTCCAGTGAATCAAGTACATATAAGGAAAATG ggACTTCTGCTGCTATTCAATATGGTACTGGATCAATTTCTGGATTCTTTAGCTATGATGATGTCAAAGTTGGTGTCATAACTGTAAAGAACCAG GAATTCATTGAAGCAACTAAAGAGCCTGGAGTTACATTTGTAGCAGCTAAGTTTGATGGTTTGGTTGGACTTGGATTCCAAGAGATAGCAGTTGGAAAAGCTGTTCCACTGTG GTACAATATGATTGAGCAGGGTCTTGTTAAGGATCCAGTATTTTCATTTTGGCTCAATCGTAATCCAAATGACGCTCAGGGTGGCGAGATTGTGTTTGGTGGTGTTGATCCTTCTCACTTTAAGGGTGAACATACATATGTGCCAGTGACAAAAAAGGGATATTGGCag TTTGACATGGGAGATGTTCTTATTGGTAGCAAACCCACTG GATATTGTGCAAAGGGCTGCTCAGCAATTGCAGACTCGGGGACTTCTTTGTTGGCTGGTCCAACG GCTATAATCACACAAATAAATCAAGCAATTGGAGGATCTGGAGTTGTAAGCCAACAATGCAAATCTGTCGTTGAACACTACGGACAAACAATATTGAACTTACTCTTGGTTGAA GCAAACCCAAGGAAGATCTGCTCTCAAATTGGACTATGCACCTTTGATGGAAGTCATGGTGTTAG TATGGGGATCGAGAGCGTGGTCGAcaggaaagaaagagaattgtCTGGTGGATACGGGGATGCTACTTGTTCTGCATGTGAGATGGCTGTTGTTTGGATGCAGAACCAACTGAGTCAGAATCAGACACAAGATAAGATCATAGACTATGTCAATCAG CTTTGTGAGAAATTGCCTAGTCCAATGGGCCAATCATCTGTTGACTGTGAAAAGATCTCTTCAATGCCTATTGTCTCCTTCACTATTGGTGGAAAAACTTTTGACCTTTCCCCACACGAT TACATACTCAAGGTGGGGGAAGGTCCTCAAGCCCAATGCATCAGTGGCTTTACTGCTTTGGATGTTCCTCCTCCACGTGGCCCTCTCTG GATCCTTGGAGATGTCTTCATGGGACGCTATCACACAGTCTTTGATTATGGCAAAAGTAGAGTTGGGTTTGCCCATGCTGCGTAG
- the LOC112741233 gene encoding peroxisomal membrane protein PMP22 isoform X1: MGSLAKNGLNNYLKQLQQHPLRTKVITAGVLSAISDIVSQKLTGIQKLQFKRILLKVFFGAAYLGPFGHFFHIILDKIFKGKRDSTTAAKKVLIEQLTSSPLNNLLFLIYYGLVIEGRPWVHVKAKVKKDYPSVQYTSWTFFPAVGFINHKFMPLHFRVVFHSLVAFCWGIFLNLRARSMVLIKA; the protein is encoded by the exons ATGGGATCTTTAGCCAAGAACGGACTCAACAATTACTTGAAACAGCTCCAGCAACACCCTTTGAGAACCaag GTTATCACAGCAGGGGTGTTGTCAGCTATCAGTGACATAGTGTCTCAGAAGCTTACTGGAATACAAAAACTTCAATTCAAACGGATTCTTCTCAAAGTG TTTTTTGGAGCTGCTTATCTTGGACCCTTTGGACACTTCTTTCATATTATACTGGATAAAATTTTCAAAGGGAAGAGAGACTCAACAACCGCAGCCAAGAAG GTTTTGATTGAACAGTTGACATCTTCTCCTCTGAACAATTTGCTTTTCTTGATTTATTATGGATTAGTTATTGAAG GTCGACCATGGGTGCATGTGAAAGCTAAGGTTAAGAAGGACTATCCATCAGTGCAGTACACATCATGGACG TTCTTTCCTGCTGTGGGGTTCATAAATCACAAATTCATGCCTCTTCATTTCCGTGTTGTTTTCCACAGCTTAGTTGCATTTTGCTG ggGAATATTCTTGAACCTAAGAGCACGGTCCATGGTATTGATTAAAGCCTAA
- the LOC112742146 gene encoding mitogen-activated protein kinase kinase kinase 18-like → MDYYWTRGHTLGRGSTATVYTAEFHGSGELFAVKSAEVHRSEELRKEQGLLSSLNCPQIVKYKGYDVTYEDGLYFYNLFLEYAPRGTLLDVIAHYNHRGATMEHSLASVYTRQILLGLNYLHSNGIVHCDVKGQNVLITQHGAKIADFGCACKVGSGAGGRGGVIAGTPAFMAPEVARGDEQGFTADVWALGCTVLEMVTGKPPWKDVSGDPVSVLYRVGFSGEAPEIPESVSEEVKDFLGKCLRSEASKRWTVKELLGHAFVAESRFVGIECDDHDLDTPTSVLEPQGLWNWDTNQDSPRGISSMNSPSARDRVLGLCGDDEPNWDLNNADDDKWITVRSNGDYSPVGVAQDFCSDNVRILREDDENVLVNFYEPPKDVVVICNVIHELSRWNDVVVVVGDSYLCRIIDCKCCIRDSVFVGCCSSCSSLNIYYYCKKKEIYVTHGLLFNSTLDDIATYNLNLLFYFNGIIFPIM, encoded by the coding sequence ATGGACTACTACTGGACTAGAGGTCACACCCTCGGCCGGGGCTCCACAGCCACCGTCTACACTGCTGAATTTCATGGGTCTGGTGAACTCTTTGCCGTGAAGTCAGCGGAGGTACACCGATCTGAGGAGCTGCGGAAGGAACAGGGTCTTCTTTCATCGCTCAATTGTCCTCAGATTGTCAAGTACAAAGGGTACGATGTTACGTACGAGGATGGTCTGTACTTTTACAACCTCTTCTTGGAATACGCGCCAAGGGGGACCCTGCTTGACGTAATTGCCCATTACAACCACCGCGGTGCCACCATGGAACACTCGTTGGCCAGTGTCTACACGCGCCAGATTCTGTTGGGACTCAACTATCTTCATTCCAATGGGATAGTACATTGCGACGTCAAGGGGCAGAACGTTCTCATCACCCAACATGGTGCCAAAATCGCCGACTTTGGTTGTGCCTGCAAAGTTGGCTCCGGCGCCGGCGGACGAGGAGGGGTTATCGCTGGAACGCCGGCGTTCATGGCGCCGGAGGTGGCGCGTGGGGATGAACAGGGATTCACAGCTGACGTGTGGGCCCTGGGATGCACCGTTCTTGAGATGGTTACCGGGAAACCGCCGTGGAAAGACGTTTCCGGCGACCCTGTTTCGGTGCTTTATCGGGTTGGATTCTCCGGCGAGGCGCCAGAGATTCCGGAATCTGTGTCGGAGGAAGTTAAGGACTTCTTGGGGAAGTGCTTGAGGAGTGAAGCGAGTAAGAGGTGGACGGTGAAGGAGCTTCTGGGACACGCGTTCGTTGCGGAGTCGCGTTTTGTGGGAATAGAATGTGATGATCATGATTTGGACACACCCACAAGTGTTTTGGAACCACAAGGCCTTTGGAACTGGGACACCAATCAGGACTCGCCACGTGGCATCTCTTCAATGAATTCTCCAAGTGCTAGGGACAGAGTTCTTGGGTTGTGTGGTGATGATGAGCCTAACTGGGATCTTAATAATGCTGATGATGATAAGTGGATCACTGTCAGAAGCAATGGGGACTACTCTCCCGTTGGAGTAGCTCAGGATTTTTGTTCAGACAATGTTAGGATCCTTAGAGAGGATGATGAGAatgttttggtgaatttttaTGAACCACCAAAGGATGTAGTAGTAATTTGCAATGTAATTCATGAATTGAGTAGATGGAATGATGTAGTAGTTGTTGTTGGTGATTCTTACCTTTGCAGAATCATTGATTGTAAGTGTTGCATTAGAGATTCAGTGTTTGTAGGGTGTTGTTCATCATGTTCATCTctaaacatttattattattgtaagaAGAAAGAAATTTATGTTACGCATGGTCTCCTCTTTAATTCCACTTTGGATGATATTGCTACTTACAATTTAAATTTACTATTCTACTTCAATGGAATAATATTCCCAATAATGTGA